One Hordeum vulgare subsp. vulgare chromosome 4H, MorexV3_pseudomolecules_assembly, whole genome shotgun sequence DNA window includes the following coding sequences:
- the LOC123449962 gene encoding transcription factor bHLH168-like isoform X3: MNACALNSMEPVKAKPARGGKRSRESGGTAVVLLEKKESEKERRKRMKALCEKLASLIPREHCCSTTDTMTQLGSLDVGASYIKKLKERVDELQRRMTSAQTLDTLRGDTSIPTPTTTTTTKSVVGSLEEEKAREASAPVLQVRQHDDSSMEVRLICCMKRPIKLHEVITIHEEEGAEIINANHSVAGQKMFYTIHSRASSSRIGIDVPRVSERLRALV, translated from the exons ATGAATGCCTGCGCTCTGAACTCG ATGGAGCCGGTGAAGGCGAAGCCGGCGAGGGGCGGGAAGAGGAGCAGGGAGAGTGGCGGCACGGCGGTGgtgctgctggagaagaaggagtcggagaaggagaggaggaagcgCATGAAGGCGCTCTGCGAGAAGCTCGCATCCCTCATCCCAAGGGAACACTGCTGCTCCACCACT GATACAATGACCCAGCTAGGCAGCCTGGATGTGGGGGCATCGTATATCAAGAAGCTGAAGGAGAGGGTCGATGAGCTACAACGTAGGATGACCTCTGCGCAGACCTTGGATACCTTGAGAGGAGACACTAGCATCCCAAcgcccactaccaccactaccacgaaAAGCGTTGTAGGGTCGCTGGAAGAAGAGAAAGCTCGGGAGGCATCGGCACCCGTATTGCAGGTGCGGCAACACGACGATTCAAGCATGGAGGTGAGATTGATATGCTGCATGAAGAGGCCGATCAAGCTCCATGAAGTGATCACCATCCATGAGGAAGAAGGTGCTGAGATCATCAACGCCAACCACTCTGTTGCTGGCCAAAAAATGTTCTACACTATACACTCTCGG GCCTCTAGCTCGAGAATTGGCATAGATGTTCCAAGGGTTTCTGAACGACTGCGAGCATTGGTATGA